The genomic DNA AACTATAGATTCACTGATACgtaaatatacatatacatgtatacacatattattagtgtatttattagtataaaacATATCGAACCTCTGTAGGATCCAGCTGCTCTCAAGCACTTGTTGTAAGGGCTTGAAGGCGATCATCTGTATGCTTTTGAATAGAGGGCAAACTGCTTCCTTAAATGAATTTGTTTCTTTGCTAATTAACTTCAGATCTTCTGACAACCCCACTATCTGAAATACAAGATGAGAACAATTCACCACAACTATTATTATTGgtttcataatatcatataataaaaaaagcataccatatatatataatcaaccTGAGGATCCGGCTGCTTTCAAGAACTTGTCATAAGGGCTAGATGGCGGTAATCTGAAAGAATGTTGCATGTGTTCCTGTGAACAGAGGGCAATCTGTCCACTTATATGACCTTGAACGTTGTTAAACTCCGCTTTCTGAAATAGAACAATTCCCGAAAACAACTATTATTGGTTTCATAATAccattaaattgattaaaatcaTGTCGTAATGCATGCCATTTTGTAATATATAATAACATTCACAAATATTCTCGTATCTGGAACTAGACTAGACAAGCACAACTGAAAAATGTCTATTACAGGCATATGGATCCTAATAAACAAACCCAATTCTAAATCAAGGATGTAAAAAATGTATTTAAAACATTTAAGTATTCTCTTTCTCGGGTTTAGGGTAAATATCAAATTACCACCAAAGTTTAATCAAGATACATATCACGCTAGTTGGTTCACATATAACTTTTTGGTGAAGGAACCACATTTAATGCAAGCATCATAGCAACAAAAAGAATATTGCTATTTTAAACTACAAAGGCACAGTTTGGCAggtgcttttgcaatttacattTTCCCCCCCGAGGTAAGTGAAAAGCAAAAAACAGAAAATGAACAGAAAAACAAAGGACAAATAGCAAAAACCAAAAGCACCATCCAAACAAAACCTAAGATATCAATGCTATATAGAAATTGGAAGACATTTTTGGAATTCaacttttaaaagaaaattgaaattaTAAAACAGTAGAAAAAGTTTACGGTTGTTATTGTTCTCTATTTTCTAATAATTAGTGCTGTTCTATTATGAAAGGCAATGATTACAGGTTATGGTTTTGCTTAGGAAAGAAAGTGAAAAggattaaatgataattaaaggtTCCATTAAAAAAACTAGAGATATTCTTacagatgtttatcatgcatatGCAGGCCAAACTCACCTCACTTGGTAAATAGAGAATTTCATTTTCAATTTCCTCTGAGGTTGCACTGGCTTCCTGTTGATGCTTGAAGTGATGAAGTATTGACATCTTCTGCTGTTTACCCATTACACTAGCTTCACACTGACTCTTCATCTGGTCATAAGGAATAGGTGCTGCAGAAACCGAAAAGCTTACAACTTGCCGGGCAGTTTCCAGAGCCTATTGGTGCAACAAACAGTTATAGTGAGAAAAATTGAAAGCTAGATAAATCTCTGGAGACATAGGAAGGGAAGGGGGGGGGGAAGTAATGATGCATAAAGAATGTGAAAATAGAAAACTAGTTCTCTGAGCTGAACAGCCAGAAAGGCTTGAATAGTTCCTCGAACTTAATATCAATAATCTAATTCAGGTCATCTCCACTTACATTCCTAAACATCCACTGAGAACAGTTGGGGGGGGGGAGGGAGTAGACATATTGTCTGACAAACAGGTGCTTTTCCAAATATATTGCATGATAAGAGTTTCAAGCAGCACCAAGATCCGAATGGTCAATGGAAAAGAATAAACACATACCATCCTACCGTTTCCAACTTTGTTGAGAAATtctaaataaatagaataaataaatatattaaatagaaCTGCTCATCTTACCGAATCCAATAGCTCATTGGCACTTAAGACATCTAGTTCATTTATGGATAATGATGCTTTGCGACCTGACTGACTTCCATTGGCTTCATCTGTTACAGCAGCTAGAGGCATCTGAAAGTTAAACAATTAAGTTAACCACACAATATCCTAATGTTGTAGAGAGTGAATGTGATCAGAACAAGATCTACCTCATCAAATGACTGAAACTTCATCTGCGCAAGAGGAGAACATGGTCTTGACAACGGAACACCTAATGAATATGCATCATCGGGTGAAAAGCCCTCAAGAAGCTGTTTCTTTATACTTGATAATTCATCCTGGAAGAACACAAGAGATAACaataatcattttgcaaaaaCACTCCCATAGATGCTAGTAATTCCTTTTGCATGAAAATGGAACAACTTAGTAACATGCAacaaattatcattttatcatAGCTATTCAAGAGTGTTGATAATGTCATTATTACTCTTACAAGCAACATATCTGAAAATAGGGAGGGGAAGGGGCCGGGGCAATAATTCACTTATGACAAGCAAATTACTAATTAAGAGTAGATTCACTCAAATTTATCTGGTTCTTGTCTTCAGACCTTTTTTACTTATATTTCAACCAATGCAGTAGTTGCCACCACTCAAGTAACATTACTCCTAACTACGTTCTATACCATGATAATTGATTCTAGTAGTTAACAGTAGCTCCTCAAGCAAAGATCTTTCACATAATATAGTTTAAAGAAGAATCCCAAATTAATTAGTCTAAAGCACCTTTGGTTCAAAACTTCATTCCTTCAAGTAAAAAAAAGGCTCAACATTAATGCAACTGATAATGTAGTGAAAGCCAAAGGAACCACTCCTGCATTCAACCTCCAATTGTAAATACTAATCATTGTCAATAGAGCTAGGGAAGCTAGCACATCATAAACCTCAGAATAAACGACTAATAATCAAGATACTGATGTATCACCTCTGATAATTTCTTAAATTTGGTCATGAAATGGGATATGACAGTCTCCTTCAAATGGAGGTCATCAAGCGTTATTGCCAATAGGGATTTTAATGCAGCATCTTCATCTTCTTTTGATCCATCTTTTATATCAGATTCCACACATACAGCCTGAAGTCCAGCATCTTCAACTAATTTGAGATAAGGATCAATCTGTGAAAAGGGTGATAAACTCAAGTATAAGCAGAAGGCTCAGAAAAAAATTGTGCCGTTACAATAAAAATGACCTCTATAGATCAAGGATAAGAAACTGACCGTTTTATCTGTCAGAGATGCTTTAACAACAGGAATTAACTCTGGAAAATTGCCTGCCCTGGCTGAGAAAATAAGCATGTAGGATGCCAAGGTAAAGAGAGACCGTCTGCGAGATGGTTGCAAGCGTCCTTCAACATGCATGTAAGACACAAATGTCGGTAGAAGTTTTCACCAAATTTAACGACCCACAGAACTTGAGCAATTCCTAATGTTAATTTGCTTTTCAATTATTATTGTTTTTCCCTTGCTCCTAATATTGGAAAAAAAGGCTATTCAGTGTAAACCACTGATGGTAGCGTTATTATGTGCATGATTTAATAATTCAGAAAAGGAGAGAAATTTTCAGAGGAACAGAAGGTAGCAAAGTTATGTAAATGTTATACCGAGTGTCACGTTTGATGAAATAAgggagaaaattggggaaatgaAGTTTGACTTCAGTAAATTCTAAAAGATCGACTCAAATTAAATTCTTTATGAGGAGACCAGGTTGGTTTAGTGATACCATCTGAGCCAGTTGCATTAAATACCAATAAAGATATCAATTTCCCTTTATGTTGATTGTGAGAAACATTAAGAGAGCATTTGAGACCAAATCAGCTAGGATCTATAAGGTTAGGGACGTACAAGGAATATTCTTTGGCATGCGTTGCATGTGCATGCATGCTTGTATGAAAAGAAAAGGCATAAACTTTGCTTAGCCACAGTATACTCTCCATTTGCAGCTTGAGATGGCTGAGCAAAATTAACATAGCATCTCTAAGAAAAAACAAGATCATGGAAATGTATGGTATAATCCAGTGCATGGAACTTCCAACTAACAAAATCGACAGAAAGCATAATCCTATTGCATGCATATGTGTCACACTATTTTCACCctgtaagaaaaaaaaatgacAAAACGATAGATGTAACGTACCTTCTTGATCCAGAGAGATGCTCCGCAGGGAGAATGCCAACTGAAAACTCCGAGCTAGGGCCATGTGACCAGAGGTCTGTCATCAATTTATCAACACAGCAAGTTCAGAAAATAGCTACCAAAATTGGAAAGAGAGAAGCTCTACTAGAGATCAAGATATGTCAAAAATTTTCCATAGACAAAAAGCAAATGATAAAGGAATCTTCTTTATTAGAAGATCTAGGACATCCTCTTAAAAACACAAGGTAAGACCCCAATTCCATCAAAGCTAGCCCAATGACAAATCTAAATTAGTGCTTGGAACAGAAAGGCAGACCGTAGCCACTTTGAGTTCCTAGATAATGGTACATGGTGCAGGTAAATAGAAAGAGGTGATGAAGGAGCAGTCACCAATTTTCCACGTTCATGTAAAGAGTCATGGTGACAATTAAGAACTTCTAATAATAATTGTAAAGGATGTTTGCAATGTCAAATTAAGCAGAGACTCTCACTAAAATAAATAAGTTGTCCATTCTTCTATTTTGGGTTctaacataattttttttagtaCCAAAAGTACCAATCATTTGTCATTTCACCATTGTACCCGTCATTAATACAGCATCaccgaaaacaaaataaaatcaatCATTAGGTAACATCCTAAATGATTTTTCCCTTGTTAAAATTAGTTAAGTTACACTTACAGTAATATTTTACAGGGTTTTGATAACAAGTGCCCTAAGGGCACTAATTAAGGTTACATATTAGGCAAGTTACAATCTTCAATCCAATGTAATTCATCACATTAATTTAATGAAATCCTGTCATTGGAAATAGTAACTTACCTAATATGGTAACCTTAAAGAGTGCTCTTAGGTACTCAAGAACAAAACCCTATCATAAAAACCAACTATATTTCTTGAATCCTGTCCATTCACAAAGGAGACTAATATCTTGAAACAAAGGCATAAAAAAATCATGATTAACCTTGACTCGGGTAAACAATACTGCAATGCTATATGAACGAGCCATAGCCTCAAAATTTGTAGGGGTATTTTCAACAGAATTTGCCTGGACCCATATTGTTGAAAGCAGAAGACTCACTTGATGGCTACTTAATCGAAGGGAATTAAGCTcctgaaaatttaaaatatataagaaTACTGAATAGCATCTCAATTGATAATAACACTAGAAACATATAGAAGGCTGTTTCACACCATTTTTCCATCACGCAGAAAATGCTCGAAGCTATATGAATGTCTATGAGACTGACGCATTATTGGATTTCTCACAGCCATATCTGATGCTTGGtttccattttcttttaatctttcaTCAATGAATTCTACTTGGTCTTTACCTTTATCCTGGAAAGCAAAGCTCTGACTCCTTAGCTTCTTGGATGCACTAAGTGATAAGTCAGAACAAACAGCTTCAGGCGTTCTTTTATTTTGATCTGATGAAGATGAAAGCAAGGATGGCAAAAGCACAGCAGAAAAAATATCATGTGCCCCAACCCGTGTTTCATGGTCTGGATGGACCATTGTGTAGAGCAACTGGTGAAATAGAGCATCAGGGAAGGCCTGGAACATATTCTAATTTCAGAACTTGGATGCTCATACAAGATAAGAACAAATATAGCAGTATACTACACAAGAAAACTTGCCTTCTTGTGATATGATATGTTTGGGATAGAAGAGATAATATCTGCAGTTCGATGAACAGTAGAAATAGCCGATCTGGCAACAATACTGTTGCTAGAAATATTCTCTAGTACCACAGCCATTGCATCAAGAATTGGTCCCACCTCCCCAACCTGTTACATAAATGCAGAAGAAGTTTCAACTAAATGGGGAAAATTTGAATAACAAGAAAAAGTAGCCTATGTAAGTATCTATAATCAGATTCAAGTAAAACTTGGATGTGAAAAAGAACATATTCCCAACCTTATTTGAGAGCTGTGAGATACACTTTTCTAGTCCCAACTGAAGATCAGTGTTATATTTATTATCGCCCCCAGAACTTGATAATTCAGCTGAATTTTGTAGGCATCTTCTTAGATGCTTCATCAAGTCAGTTATGGTACCAATAGTTGCTACTGAGGGCAGAGATTTGGCATTTTGTGCAAGTTGAGTAATGACATTGACAATGTTAACTTGTATATGAGGTTGCTTGGCTATGTTCTTATGCTCCATGTGCTTCACCAAGATAGCCAATAATACGTGGGACTTCTCTCCTGGAATTAAGACATAATAACATTATATCTATAAAAGAGTCATTAGAAAAAGTATATATTTATGAAGGGTACCCATTGAAACTCCAAAAGTAACCTGTTTCTTCCATTAGCAATTGCAAATACATTAGAATAGAAAAAACAATTCCATTCTCTTGAGACCAGTGATTTTCAACATCAAAATTCTTAAGAACTGGTTCAAGAACACGTCGGATAGTTGTTGCTTCTTTTGCCAATCTGGCAATATTATGTAAG from Gossypium arboreum isolate Shixiya-1 chromosome 9, ASM2569848v2, whole genome shotgun sequence includes the following:
- the LOC108456699 gene encoding protein SEMI-ROLLED LEAF 2-like isoform X2, producing MGVMSRRVLPVCGNLCFFCPSLRARSRQPVKRYKKLLSDIFPHNQEPVPNDRKIGKLCEYAAKNPLRIPKITSNLEQRFFKGLRNEKFGCVKVVLCVYTKLLSTCKEQMALFASSLLGIIQTLLEQTRLDEMLIIGCDALAEFVNSQVSFMGEQSHISMEFDSIMSVTLENYMDTKMTPVNGSKVDENGSPFPDIIENSSDFDPTMDTSKNPSYWSKVILHNIARLAKEATTIRRVLEPVLKNFDVENHWSQENGIVFSILMYLQLLMEETGEKSHVLLAILVKHMEHKNIAKQPHIQVNIVNVITQLAQNAKSLPSVATIGTITDLMKHLRRCLQNSAELSSSGGDNKYNTDLQLGLEKCISQLSNKVGEVGPILDAMAVVLENISSNSIVARSAISTVHRTADIISSIPNISYHKKAFPDALFHQLLYTMVHPDHETRVGAHDIFSAVLLPSLLSSSSDQNKRTPEAVCSDLSLSASKKLRSQSFAFQDKGKDQVEFIDERLKENGNQASDMAVRNPIMRQSHRHSYSFEHFLRDGKMELNSLRLSSHQVSLLLSTIWVQANSVENTPTNFEAMARSYSIAVLFTRVKTSGHMALARSFQLAFSLRSISLDQEGRLQPSRRRSLFTLASYMLIFSARAGNFPELIPVVKASLTDKTIDPYLKLVEDAGLQAVCVESDIKDGSKEDEDAALKSLLAITLDDLHLKETVISHFMTKFKKLSEDELSSIKKQLLEGFSPDDAYSLGVPLSRPCSPLAQMKFQSFDEMPLAAVTDEANGSQSGRKASLSINELDVLSANELLDSALETARQVVSFSVSAAPIPYDQMKSQCEASVMGKQQKMSILHHFKHQQEASATSEEIENEILYLPSEKAEFNNVQGHISGQIALCSQEHMQHSFRLPPSSPYDKFLKAAGSSDSGVVRRSEVN
- the LOC108456699 gene encoding protein SEMI-ROLLED LEAF 2-like isoform X1, whose product is MGVMSRRVLPVCGNLCFFCPSLRARSRQPVKRYKKLLSDIFPHNQEPVPNDRKIGKLCEYAAKNPLRIPKITSNLEQRFFKGLRNEKFGCVKVVLCVYTKLLSTCKEQMALFASSLLGIIQTLLEQTRLDEMLIIGCDALAEFVNSQIDSTHMFHLEGLIPKLCQLAEEDGDDDRALRLRSAGLKVLASMVSFMGEQSHISMEFDSIMSVTLENYMDTKMTPVNGSKVDENGSPFPDIIENSSDFDPTMDTSKNPSYWSKVILHNIARLAKEATTIRRVLEPVLKNFDVENHWSQENGIVFSILMYLQLLMEETGEKSHVLLAILVKHMEHKNIAKQPHIQVNIVNVITQLAQNAKSLPSVATIGTITDLMKHLRRCLQNSAELSSSGGDNKYNTDLQLGLEKCISQLSNKVGEVGPILDAMAVVLENISSNSIVARSAISTVHRTADIISSIPNISYHKKAFPDALFHQLLYTMVHPDHETRVGAHDIFSAVLLPSLLSSSSDQNKRTPEAVCSDLSLSASKKLRSQSFAFQDKGKDQVEFIDERLKENGNQASDMAVRNPIMRQSHRHSYSFEHFLRDGKMELNSLRLSSHQVSLLLSTIWVQANSVENTPTNFEAMARSYSIAVLFTRVKTSGHMALARSFQLAFSLRSISLDQEGRLQPSRRRSLFTLASYMLIFSARAGNFPELIPVVKASLTDKTIDPYLKLVEDAGLQAVCVESDIKDGSKEDEDAALKSLLAITLDDLHLKETVISHFMTKFKKLSEDELSSIKKQLLEGFSPDDAYSLGVPLSRPCSPLAQMKFQSFDEMPLAAVTDEANGSQSGRKASLSINELDVLSANELLDSALETARQVVSFSVSAAPIPYDQMKSQCEASVMGKQQKMSILHHFKHQQEASATSEEIENEILYLPSEKAEFNNVQGHISGQIALCSQEHMQHSFRLPPSSPYDKFLKAAGSSDSGVVRRSEVN
- the LOC108456699 gene encoding protein SEMI-ROLLED LEAF 2-like isoform X3, coding for MALFASSLLGIIQTLLEQTRLDEMLIIGCDALAEFVNSQIDSTHMFHLEGLIPKLCQLAEEDGDDDRALRLRSAGLKVLASMVSFMGEQSHISMEFDSIMSVTLENYMDTKMTPVNGSKVDENGSPFPDIIENSSDFDPTMDTSKNPSYWSKVILHNIARLAKEATTIRRVLEPVLKNFDVENHWSQENGIVFSILMYLQLLMEETGEKSHVLLAILVKHMEHKNIAKQPHIQVNIVNVITQLAQNAKSLPSVATIGTITDLMKHLRRCLQNSAELSSSGGDNKYNTDLQLGLEKCISQLSNKVGEVGPILDAMAVVLENISSNSIVARSAISTVHRTADIISSIPNISYHKKAFPDALFHQLLYTMVHPDHETRVGAHDIFSAVLLPSLLSSSSDQNKRTPEAVCSDLSLSASKKLRSQSFAFQDKGKDQVEFIDERLKENGNQASDMAVRNPIMRQSHRHSYSFEHFLRDGKMELNSLRLSSHQVSLLLSTIWVQANSVENTPTNFEAMARSYSIAVLFTRVKTSGHMALARSFQLAFSLRSISLDQEGRLQPSRRRSLFTLASYMLIFSARAGNFPELIPVVKASLTDKTIDPYLKLVEDAGLQAVCVESDIKDGSKEDEDAALKSLLAITLDDLHLKETVISHFMTKFKKLSEDELSSIKKQLLEGFSPDDAYSLGVPLSRPCSPLAQMKFQSFDEMPLAAVTDEANGSQSGRKASLSINELDVLSANELLDSALETARQVVSFSVSAAPIPYDQMKSQCEASVMGKQQKMSILHHFKHQQEASATSEEIENEILYLPSEKAEFNNVQGHISGQIALCSQEHMQHSFRLPPSSPYDKFLKAAGSSDSGVVRRSEVN